The DNA segment tAGATTCGCAGGtgatcatgtcttcttgttccACTTTCGTGTTCCTCTTCCTTTTCTCCTTTCTCACAAGCTTCAGAGCTTCTGCTCAAGATCCCACTTATACATACCATGTCTGTCCAAACACCACAACTTTCACCAGAAACAGCACTTACTACACCAATCTCAGAACCCTTttgtcttctctctcttctcccaaCGCCTCTTACTCCACCGGTTTCCAAAACGCCACCACCGGGCAAGCCCCCGACGGAGTCACCGGACTTTTCCTCTGCCGCGGAGATGTCATGCAGGAAGTTTGCCGTAGATGCATCTCTTTTGCCGTCAACGACACGTTAAAGAGGTGTCCGAACGAGAGAGAAGTGACGCTCTATTACGAAAAGTGTATGCTCAGATACTCTAACGGGAATATACTCTCGACCCTGAACACCAGTGGAGAACATCACATGTCTAACGGCGAGCGTATTACATCGAACCAAACTGGGTTCAGAGACTTGCTCTTATCCACGATGAACCAAGCCGCCACCTTTGCATCGAACAGTTCTCGAAAATTCGATACTGTAAATGCCTTCGCCAATTCCCAGACTCTATTCGGACTGGTTCAGTGCACTCCTGATCTGACGAGCCAAGAATGTTTCCACTGTCTAAATTGGACCATCAATCGATTGCCCATTGACAGCGTTGGGGGAAGAGTTCTTGTGCCGAGCTGTAATTCAAGATTCGAGCCTTACAAGTTTTACGATGAAACCGACGTTCCAACACCTCCGCCACCAAGGCCGGGTCTGATCATTTTTTCTATTCCTTtaattacatattattttaaacgcaacttttttttaagatttgCTAGAACAACGGttcccattttttttttgtcgatacAGGAGAAGGCAGAAACTCCTCTGTCATAATCATCGCTGTTGTTGTTCCAATCACTGTTATTTTTCTGCTTCTAGTAGCTGTTTTCAGTTTCCGGGCAAAGAGAAAAGGGGCAGTTTATGAGACTGAACCACTGGCTGGTAAAGGCTCCAGTAGTCCAGTGATAATCTATCGTCTCAGTTCGAATGAATATCCTTCTGTGTTTTTTTCCTTAACTAAGCTGATGAAGTTGTTTCGACAGATAGGGACGATATTACAACTGCAGGCTCACTTCAGTTTGATTTTAAGGCAATCGAGGCAGCAACGGATAATTTTTCCGAAGGCAACAAACTCGGTCAAGgtggttttggccaagtctacAAGGTATTAATCCACTGCATAAATATTCCTCCATATATGCTAAATATATGcgctaattttttaaaagttatggTGTTATTGAAACATGAGTTCTTTACAGGTTTTGAATAACAAAACTCATCAACTAACTAATTTTTACTTGAAAGGTTTTCATTTAACGGTCTTCATTTATCTTTGACGACATTTTAGTCAGAATGGGTGACATTTACAGATATTAAGTTGAAGAGTTTCTTCGTTTAATAAGTAGTTGATGGATTTTCTTAGATCCATCTTTAGTTGGTGTGCTTATTACTAAAATCCTTCTACGCTTTTAACCAATATATA comes from the Brassica rapa cultivar Chiifu-401-42 chromosome A01, CAAS_Brap_v3.01, whole genome shotgun sequence genome and includes:
- the LOC103859850 gene encoding putative cysteine-rich receptor-like protein kinase 20 isoform X1; the protein is MSSCSTFVFLFLFSFLTSFRASAQDPTYTYHVCPNTTTFTRNSTYYTNLRTLLSSLSSPNASYSTGFQNATTGQAPDGVTGLFLCRGDVMQEVCRRCISFAVNDTLKRCPNEREVTLYYEKCMLRYSNGNILSTLNTSGEHHMSNGERITSNQTGFRDLLLSTMNQAATFASNSSRKFDTVNAFANSQTLFGLVQCTPDLTSQECFHCLNWTINRLPIDSVGGRVLVPSCNSRFEPYKFYDETDVPTPPPPRPGEGRNSSVIIIAVVVPITVIFLLLVAVFSFRAKRKGAVYETEPLADRDDITTAGSLQFDFKAIEAATDNFSEGNKLGQGGFGQVYKGTFPSGVQVAVKRLSKISGQGEREFENEVVVVAKLQHRNLVRLFGFCLEAEEKILVYEFVPNKSLDYFLFDSTMQSQLDWTKRYKIIGGIARGILYLHQDSRLTIIHRDLKAGNILLDADMNPKVADFGMARIFGIDQTEANTRRVVGTYGYMSPEYAMYGQFSMKSDVYSFGVLVLEIISGKRNSSLFQMDGTAGNLVTYAWRLWSNGSRLELMDPSFQDNYETNEITRCIHIALLCVQEEAEDRPTMSEIVQMLTTSSISLAVPRPPGFFFRSRHEQVGRAGPSIDMSALCSDDNASITRVDPR
- the LOC103859850 gene encoding putative cysteine-rich receptor-like protein kinase 20 isoform X2, yielding MSSCSTFVFLFLFSFLTSFRASAQDPTYTYHVCPNTTTFTRNSTYYTNLRTLLSSLSSPNASYSTGFQNATTGQAPDGVTGLFLCRGDVMQEVCRRCISFAVNDTLKRCPNEREVTLYYEKCMLRYSNGNILSTLNTSGEHHMSNGERITSNQTGFRDLLLSTMNQAATFASNSSRKFDTVNAFANSQTLFGLVQCTPDLTSQECFHCLNWTINRLPIDSVGGRVLVPSCNSRFEPYKFYDETDVPTPPPPRPGEGRNSSVIIIAVVVPITVIFLLLVAVFSFRAKRKGAVYETEPLAGKGSSSPVIIYPDEVVSTDRDDITTAGSLQFDFKAIEAATDNFSEGNKLGQGGFGQVYKGTFPSGVQVAVKRLSKISGQGEREFENEVVVVAKLQHRNLVRLFGFCLEAEEKILVYEFVPNKSLDYFLFDSTMQSQLDWTKRYKIIGGIARGILYLHQDSRLTIIHRDLKAGNILLDADMNPKVADFGMARIFGIDQTEANTRRVVGTYGYMSPEYAMYGQFSMKSDVYSFGVLVLEIISGKRNSSLFQMDGTAGNLVTYAWRLWSNGSRLELMDPSFQDNYETNEITRCIHIALLCVQEEAEDRPTMSEIVQMLTTSSISLAVPRPPGFFFRSRHEQVGRAGPSIDMSALCSDDNASITRVDPR